The Roseiconus lacunae genomic sequence AGTGTCAGACCATGATTCTGACATGGAAGCCGCTGATACTGGCAAAACGAAGGATGACGAAGTCGACTCCCCGGCGCCTATGTTGACCACATTATCAGACACGCGCGACAACGTGTCCGGCGCGACGAACGAAGACGTGGGTGATGGTTGGATTGCGAGTGACAAGCAGGCAACTTCGATCAATACCGATCAGTTTCAACCAACCAATGATTCCGTGGTTGCCGTATTGCCGTCGTCGAGTTGGGCGGCTTCATCGATCGACACCGACAATACGATCGCCGGTGTGACCGACAACGACGATGGCTCCATCGTAGAGCTGATACAGTCGATTAAGACGGACGTCGAGCCGGTCGATGACTTGGACGGTCAACCAAGAAGAACCATCGAAATGATCGCCCGCGAGCAAGCGTTGCAACGTCACAAACGTCTTCATCAACCAACATCGCCAGATCGAATCGAAAGTGACGCCTCGGTTGCGGCCGACCAATCAGATCTTGCCTCGGAATCTCATTCGCCCTCGCCCGAGTTGGTCATCGATGATGCGGTTCCCCCGATCACGTCCGAATTGACCAACCCTGTCCGACAAGCGAGTGCGGAAGCGACGGTCGGCATGAGCTTTCCGCCCAGCGAAGCGTTACCTTTACCCGAGCGAGCAGATCCGATCGAGCCGGCCGAAGTAGACACGCAAACCACAGAAGCGACCGCACCGGATGAGCTGGAAACGAGTGAACGAGCCCACGGCGTTTCCGAAGGCGGTACGTCTGAGGGCAGTACGTCTGAGGGCAGTGGAGCCGAGGTTGTTTCGGTCAGCGGCGACGCGGCGTTGCTCGCCTGTCAGCAAGTCGTTCGACAATTGGAAGCCATCGGTGCCGATCACCTGTCGGATCGTGAAGCAACGATGGCGACGGTGAAAGCCTACCGAAACGTCTCGCGTTTGGCTGATTTCGTTGATGAGGCGGATACTCCCAAGCTTGATGCCGTATTCGAGGCCCTCGCCGACGAAGGAACGCTTTCTGAACTGGAATCACTTTGTGCCGCTTGGATCGACTGGCCAAAGCGGCAGACAAAAGGAATCTTGTTAATCGGAACGCTAACCACCAACGGTAATTCGCGAGCATTTGTCTTGGGTGATAAGACACGCCTGAGCATCGTCGGCGAAACAAGTCTGGAAATAAACGACGACGAACGATGTATTGCGCTTGCTGAAATTGTTTCGGGTGAATCTCCGGCAAGTGTGCGCCTCATTCGAGTCGATGCGGTGCCATAGATAAGCCGGCTTGCGGATGAACCTCGAATGAAACTGGACTTGAGTCACGATGAACAACGATGTGAAGCCAGAGCCACTTTCCGGCTCTGACAGTGAGACATCGCTGCTGGGCACGCTCACCTATGGCTTATCGTTGCCCGAGCGTACCGCGCGAAGTGCTTCGGCCGTCGTCGGCGGGTTGGTGAACGAAACAGCTGGCTGGCTAATTCCGGTGGCCTTTCGTTCGTCGAAGACTTATGCCGCATTCATCGGACAAGCACTCGACATGATGATTCACGATGTCGGTGGGGTCGCCAAACAGCAAATTTCTCCGCAGCAGAACGAAGAGGCCGCACTGGCGCAAAAAGCTGTCGGCGGACTGCTCGACTTGGCCGGAGCGGCAACGCTGCACCTTTCTCCGCTCACCGTCTTGGCCGTTTTCAATGACGTCGCCTACGGTTCCAGCCATTACCTCAAGCGACTCAGTGAAGAACTCAAGCGTGAGGGCATCATCGACGAATCTTCAAGCATCGACCGAGTTTCTGATCTCGTAGAAGCCTTACAGAACACCGGCCTACGTGCCTCCAAAGCAGCCGAGGCTCCGCCGATGAGTTTGGAAGCGATGACCAGCACCATCAGTGAGATCGCGGCCCAGGTCCAGCAAGTTGACCCCAGTCAGCTTATTCCGCAAAGCGAGGTCACACGGATGTGGCAAGAGATGGAAGTGGCGGCGGGCCAATCCGGCGTCGGGATCTGGGATGTCAGTACCACAATGACCATGTTTGCCATCGACCGTCTGTCGCTTTCGACACGCGGTGCACTTTCGACGGTGCGTGTGGCAGGTAGCTTGCTTGATGAACACCTGTTCGCACACTACAGCGATGCCTTGGTGTCGATCCATGAAAAAGGGTTTTATGAAACCCTTTCTGCTTCCTCGGCGCCTTACCTGGACGCGGTTTGGCATAACTTCGATACCGGCCGAGAAACGTGGACTGAAGAACTGGTGACCGGACGAATTCCAAAGCGACTTTGGTCCAAATTTGTGAGTTGGTTCAAAAGTCCGGCGGAATAGTGTCCCACCCACAGCGTTCGCCGACAATCACGCTACACTGAATATCGCTTCGGACCGTCACCTCAGAGACCTACCAAGTGGTGATTTGAAACAGCCGTATCGCGTCTGGCGGCGTGTTTTTGCCAGGGTTTTCCTGCCAGAGGTCACTCGTGAAACTTCCGAGTGAACGGACGCTGGCTGATCATTCGCACGTGAAATGCCATTTGGTAGGCGATGCCGGGCGATCCGCAGCAAGCTTCCAATCCAGTTCGTCAACACGTTGACGACCTCCCGCCTCGAACTTCGCGTCCCCGCAATGCCTGCCTTTGAAGTTTCTCAATCGATCGACATTAACTCCGATCCGAATACGGTGTTCGATCACCTTCGTGAATTTAAAAACTGGAAGCAATGGTCGCCTTGGATCCTCGCCGATCCGAAGTGTGAATTGAGCTATACCGAACCGACCGATCAAGTCGGTGGCGGCTATCGTTGGCACAGCCAAATTATTGGCGAAGGCGAAATGAAGCATCTGGAAATCGCCGAGCCCGTCGATCAAGTCGCCGGAAAGTTGCAAGCCGATTTGCAGTTCATAAAGCCATGGAAATCGCAAGCCGATGTCCAGTTTATCGTCCGCCCGACGACTGATAGCGAAGGTAGCATCGGGACGATCGTGACCTGGAACATGAAAAGCACCTTGCCAATCTTTATGTTCTGGATGAAACGGCTGATGGTGTCCATGATTTCGATGGATTACGACCGTGGCCTTAGGATGCTCAAAGCGTTGATCGAGACAGGCAAGATCGAATCGGAAACACAAGTCCACGGCATCGAGACCGTCGGCGAGCGCCGCGTAGTGGGGCGTTCCACGAACGTTCGGCTACAAGAAATCGGCCCGGCGATGGAGCGAGACATTCGCGAGATTCATCGTCAGCTCTCCGCCGCCGGGATTGCGACCGACGGCACTTGGATGGCCATCTACAATCAGATGAATCTCAAAACCCAAGCGTTGACATATTTTGTCGGAATGGAGGTCGGAGCCGATGTCTCGATTCCCTCCGGCTTGCAATCACAATCGGTGGAGACAGCGAAATACATGCATGTTTCGCATCATGGTTGCTACCAACACCTTGGGAACGCTTGGTTCACCGCGCATCAGCGAATCCGCTCGGACGGCCATAAGTATGCCGCCCGAAAACCATCGCTAGAAGTCTATCGCAACAATCCGGACGAAACGCCATCGGAAGAACTGCTTACGGATGTTTATGTGCCCGTGAAGTAGCAGTGGATGACCATTGCCATTTGCACGCTTTGATTTCAAGATCGCGGGAATCGCTGGAAGTCTCAATTGGTCCCCGCAAATCGCGAAAACCCATGGTGACGTCCGCTTGCGTCTGAACCAAGATTTTGAAAACAGTGCGAACTGCTAGCTGGTTGAGTTCATGTCTTTGAGCGATTTGCCCAACCGCTTTCGGCTAGCAGCGGTGGTGGTGGCCTTTTTGCGGGTTCGAGTCGCGGTGCTCGTCGACGACGAACCGGAATCATTGGACAGAAGGGCCGCTAATGTCGGTTGTGAATCGGGAGCGTTGTCGGGAAGTCCAATCTGCTCGACCGCATCGCTGACGCCCATCAGCACTGATTTGCGAACGCCATCACGCAGCCATTGAAAAAAGTTCATATCCATAGTCGACTGACTTTGCCATTTTTCGGGGGCGAATTAAACCGCCAGCGTCGCCATGTCCATCGATGGCAACGTGACACTTCCTTTCTAATTCGGCTTCTAAAAAGATTTGACAGTCGACGTCCAGCCTAATTTTCCACGCACCGATACCGTTTGCCCAGCGAAGCGACTGAGGAAGCGGCGTTTGCTTAGTGCGCCGGCTGGACCAAACAATTTAGGTTCGACTCATCAGCCGACGGGCGTTCGCCTCGGCCATTGCACCGAAACCATGGCCACGCCATGTGCTTACCCTGATTTCAGATGATGACGAAGCATTAGGCATTTGAATCCGGGCGATCCAGCCAATCAATTTCAGAGAAAGCGATGACTTCGACCGCGTCTTGCCTGCTTTGCGCGACAGTTCCGATCAGCTTTGTTGGCAATTGGTCTTGTTCGGCAAGTCTTTTCAGATCAGCGATCGGACTCAAGAAAAATGCCGTGCTGCACGCCTCTGCATCGGTCGCCGAGTTTGCAATCGCGGTCAAAGAAAGCATTTCGCCGGCCGGATACCCGGTCCGCGGATCAATGACATGCCCATAGCGACGCCCCCGATGATGGAAAAATTGCTTGCCAGACCCACTGGTGGAGAGCGACTCGTCGACCAAACGTAATCCGGCCAATCGAACGCGGGGTTTGGAAGGATGCGCCAACCCAACGGCCCATCCCGTTCGTTCGCTTCGTTCGGTCGCCAGTTGATGCGATTGGGGGGCTTGTTGGGATTTTGCCTCGGGCTTGGTTGAAGATGTTTTGTCTCGCGGTGGCAACAAGTCACCCGTCGGAGGCAACGGGAATTGATCTCCGCGAGCCAACACGCTGCTTCCGCCACCGTGGATCAGAAAGTTCTTTAGTCCCGCTTGGGAAAGACTGTCGGCCAAGCAGTCGAGCGCAAACCCTTTGCCAATCGCCCCCAAGTTGATCTCCATCGACGGGCGATCAAAACGGACGGCGCAGTCATCCTCACGAAGCCTGACGGCATCGTAACCGACGGCGCTGAGCGCGCTATGTACTTGATCCGCCGAAGGTTTTTTGCCCTGACGATCAAGAAACCCCCAGGCCCGGACCAGTGGACCTGCGGTGATGTCGAACGCTCCTTCGGTGACATCGCTCCAGCCGAGCGAGCGTTGTAACAACCGGAACGTCGCCGGCGAAACGTTCACCCATCGGTCGGACGCGTTCCGGTTGATCCGCGAGATCTCGCTATCTGGCTTGTAGACCGACAGCGTCGCTTCGATCTCGTCGAGGCATTCCAGGGCGGTAAAGGCTGCGTCAATTCGGGGGGCGTCGCTGGGCGGTAGCATCACCACGAACTCACAAGCCATCGCGCGGTGAGTGAGTGTTGTCAGCATGAGCAAGAAAAAAATTTTGAAAAAGATTCGAGAACCCAGCGGCGATTTGGCGTCTCCTAGACACCGAAAGCGGAATTAGAACGCTGTACACCGGGTTTTTCGCAGTCTTCGCCAACTCTGGAAGCAGAATGATTAGTTCGGCAGACAAGGGTTGCCAAAATACTTTTGATCCAGCACAATCTCGCCTCAAGGGTAAGCATCAGTCTTACCGAAAGCCGAAGGTAACGGAGCGGTGGCTGAGTGGTCGAAAGCGCCGGTTTGCTAAATCGGTGAACCGGGAAACTGGTTCCGCAGGTTCGAATCCTGTCCGCTCCGCTTGACCGACCACTGTTGTTCGAAGTCCATCGAACGGCAAGTCGAGTCAGCGTTGTCCTTCGGAAAAAAATTTGGCCCGGGCACCTGTTGCTCTGCCACGCCGTTAACGGTTTGGCAAAGGAACGGTCATCGAAAGATGACGTGGAGCATTGATTGTTCCAGGGTGATCGCGATTGCCTTTCATTCAAACGAGAGTGTAGCTCAGTCGGTAGAGCATTCGACTTTTAATCGAATGGTCCTGGGTTCAAGTCCCAGCACTCTCACTTTGATTTCGTCCGGTAAATTACGGTGCGATGGGATCCCGGCGACGCCTCGTCGGTGCGGCACTTCGAGTTTTCCAAGCGGGTATATAACCGCTTGGCGACTTGGTGATTCGCCGTTCTTCTTCCCTCTAATCACGCACCAAACTTGGGGCTTCGTCAGCCCCGTTGGTAGTGCAGGTATTGGCCTCTAATCTAAACCAATTCACTACAACTTGAGTTGAATAACCTGACGAAGCCGAAGGATGGAATCAAACGATTCATCCTTTGATTGTCTCTCCGTCGTGCTCTTCGCGCGCACGTTCTCTTTGCCGGCATTCGCCGTCATTCTCGGCTGAGCACACTTTTCTGGAACGGCCTTGTGTCGCTCGCATCAGCCACCGTGACGGAAAAAGATTCCATTCGGTGTTCCTCTTGAGTCGAACATCGATTGGGATCCAAGTCGAAACATTGCAGCCAAGGATCTCACAAAGCATTCCTGATTCGAGAGCTGACTCGAAGAGTTCGAGCACTAATTCCGCGTCGGCCAAGTCTTCGCTTTCGTATTGAGTCGACCAGTATGTTCCACCGCTTCGCCAGAAAAACCACTGCACCTGCACGCGATGTGTGGTCGTATAAAGCGGCACGGAAACTTGGGCCTGAGCTTGGTTCTGGGATGCAGTACCAAATGTCACCAGGAAGGCGATGATGGGCAAAAGTCGTTTGACAGGCGACATGGTTCGATCCCTTCGTGCGATGGGTGGGGTGAAGTCAGTTTCAATACCCACCAAGCGGACCGAATTGAAAAGTGTTACTCGGCTAGATCCAGCCAAAGAATCGCATCACGATGAAATTGGTCAATGGGTTTGCGACCGCGCAGATAATCCAACAGACTGCGACCAGAATTCCGGCGACATTAATCCAGTCCGAAGGTGGCGTCTCTGATTCCGATGCGCGTATCGTTAGCCAACCGCATATGGCGACACAGGCAGGTACGGATGGCGTCTCGGCGATCGAGAGTGTCCAGTAAGTCATGCGAACAAGCGG encodes the following:
- a CDS encoding FAD:protein FMN transferase, which codes for MLTTLTHRAMACEFVVMLPPSDAPRIDAAFTALECLDEIEATLSVYKPDSEISRINRNASDRWVNVSPATFRLLQRSLGWSDVTEGAFDITAGPLVRAWGFLDRQGKKPSADQVHSALSAVGYDAVRLREDDCAVRFDRPSMEINLGAIGKGFALDCLADSLSQAGLKNFLIHGGGSSVLARGDQFPLPPTGDLLPPRDKTSSTKPEAKSQQAPQSHQLATERSERTGWAVGLAHPSKPRVRLAGLRLVDESLSTSGSGKQFFHHRGRRYGHVIDPRTGYPAGEMLSLTAIANSATDAEACSTAFFLSPIADLKRLAEQDQLPTKLIGTVAQSRQDAVEVIAFSEIDWLDRPDSNA
- a CDS encoding GyrI-like domain-containing protein, which produces MPAFEVSQSIDINSDPNTVFDHLREFKNWKQWSPWILADPKCELSYTEPTDQVGGGYRWHSQIIGEGEMKHLEIAEPVDQVAGKLQADLQFIKPWKSQADVQFIVRPTTDSEGSIGTIVTWNMKSTLPIFMFWMKRLMVSMISMDYDRGLRMLKALIETGKIESETQVHGIETVGERRVVGRSTNVRLQEIGPAMERDIREIHRQLSAAGIATDGTWMAIYNQMNLKTQALTYFVGMEVGADVSIPSGLQSQSVETAKYMHVSHHGCYQHLGNAWFTAHQRIRSDGHKYAARKPSLEVYRNNPDETPSEELLTDVYVPVK